Proteins found in one Streptomyces sp. CB09001 genomic segment:
- a CDS encoding polysaccharide deacetylase family protein: MITLVRRATALCVLGAALAACGTTGADQTPRPAPTAPAPSPSSSSARTPTLAPGPAGLTPVFEHGPRTGGTKDGKQVALTFDADMTADQGPRAASGERFDNPGLIAALRELKVPATVFMTGRWAEEYPDEARSIGRDPRFEIANHSYSHYAYTDDCYGLPTVSKDRMRSDLERAYTAFEKAGVPNPMPYFRFPGGCYDKAALEELSATGVTAVQWDVVSGDAFATDADAVTRQVLDGVRPGSVVVMHCTRSAAPVTEEVVRAVVPELRRQGYRFVKVSQLIGAANGRA; the protein is encoded by the coding sequence GTGATCACTCTCGTACGACGTGCCACCGCGCTCTGTGTCCTGGGCGCCGCCCTCGCCGCCTGCGGAACCACCGGGGCCGACCAGACCCCCCGCCCGGCACCCACCGCCCCCGCCCCGTCCCCCTCCTCCTCGTCCGCCCGGACGCCCACCCTCGCCCCCGGCCCCGCGGGTCTGACGCCCGTCTTCGAGCACGGCCCGCGCACGGGCGGCACCAAGGACGGCAAGCAGGTCGCCCTCACCTTCGACGCCGACATGACCGCCGACCAGGGGCCGCGGGCGGCGTCGGGCGAGCGGTTCGACAACCCGGGGCTGATCGCGGCGCTGCGGGAGCTGAAGGTGCCGGCCACGGTGTTCATGACCGGCCGCTGGGCCGAGGAGTACCCGGACGAGGCCCGCTCGATCGGCCGGGACCCGCGGTTCGAGATCGCCAACCACTCCTACAGCCACTACGCCTACACCGACGACTGCTACGGCCTGCCCACCGTCTCCAAGGACCGCATGCGCTCGGACCTGGAGCGGGCGTACACGGCGTTCGAGAAGGCCGGGGTGCCGAACCCGATGCCGTACTTCCGCTTCCCCGGCGGCTGCTACGACAAGGCGGCCCTCGAGGAGCTGTCGGCCACCGGGGTCACCGCCGTGCAGTGGGACGTGGTGAGCGGGGACGCCTTCGCGACGGACGCCGACGCGGTGACCCGGCAGGTGCTCGACGGGGTGCGGCCGGGGTCGGTCGTCGTCATGCACTGCACGCGCAGCGCCGCCCCGGTGACCGAGGAGGTGGTGCGGGCGGTGGTGCCGGAGCTGCGCCGCCAGGGCTACCGCTTCGTGAAGGTCTCGCAGCTGATCGGCGCCGCGAACGGGCGCGCCTGA
- a CDS encoding FAD-dependent oxidoreductase — protein MTQNVQVSDSYWLQTAPGGAARPALAEDLDVDVAVIGAGVAGLSSAWELTRAGRSVAVLEAGRVAAGVTGYTSAKLTVLHTLVYDRLRRTRGPEGARLYARSQSEAIEHAAGIVAELGIDCDWETRDAYTYVRDPGRVDELRAEAAAAEEAGLPASFVTETGLPFPVAGAVKVTGQAQLHPVKYLLALAADLEARGGRIFEGTTVQGLDESEPCRVRTEAGATVTARDVVVATHYPIFDRALLFARLSPRRELVVAGTVEADRDVDGMYITPEENTRSVRTAPLADAGRRLLVVTGEHFTPGTGDTRERFETLAAWADEHFPGVERTHAWATQDIDPTDTVPMVGPLHPGAHHTYVATGFGGWGLSGGMMSGRLLTAQITGEECAWSGLYDPRRLRTAVREAPALLKTQAEVARHFVGDRLRPTPPVEALPPGEGAVVRAGGDRVAVYRDEEGALHAVSPRCTHLGCLVDFNAAERAWECPCHGSRFGTDGKVLEGPATKPLERRDI, from the coding sequence ATGACTCAGAACGTGCAGGTCAGCGACTCGTACTGGCTTCAGACGGCACCGGGCGGCGCGGCCCGCCCCGCGCTCGCGGAGGATCTCGACGTCGACGTCGCCGTGATCGGCGCCGGTGTCGCCGGGCTCAGCTCGGCCTGGGAGCTGACCCGGGCCGGGCGGAGCGTGGCGGTGCTGGAGGCCGGGCGGGTCGCCGCCGGGGTCACCGGGTACACCAGCGCCAAGCTGACCGTCCTGCACACCCTGGTCTACGACAGGCTGCGCCGCACGCGCGGCCCCGAGGGCGCCCGGCTGTACGCCCGCTCGCAGTCCGAGGCGATCGAGCACGCCGCCGGGATCGTCGCCGAGCTGGGCATCGACTGCGACTGGGAGACCCGGGACGCCTACACGTACGTCCGCGACCCGGGCCGCGTGGACGAGCTGCGCGCCGAGGCGGCCGCGGCCGAGGAGGCGGGGCTGCCCGCGTCGTTCGTGACGGAGACCGGGCTGCCGTTCCCGGTGGCGGGCGCCGTGAAGGTGACCGGGCAGGCCCAGCTCCACCCCGTCAAGTACCTGCTGGCCCTCGCCGCGGACCTGGAGGCGCGCGGCGGGCGGATCTTCGAGGGCACCACCGTCCAGGGTCTGGACGAGAGCGAGCCGTGCCGGGTGAGGACGGAGGCGGGGGCGACGGTCACCGCCCGGGACGTCGTGGTGGCCACCCACTATCCGATCTTCGACCGGGCCCTGCTCTTCGCCCGCCTCTCCCCGCGCCGCGAACTGGTCGTCGCCGGGACCGTCGAGGCGGACCGCGACGTCGACGGTATGTACATCACGCCGGAGGAGAACACCCGCTCGGTGCGCACGGCACCGCTGGCCGACGCGGGCCGCCGCCTGCTCGTCGTCACCGGCGAGCACTTCACCCCCGGCACGGGCGACACCCGCGAGCGCTTCGAGACCCTCGCCGCCTGGGCGGACGAGCACTTCCCCGGCGTCGAGCGCACCCATGCCTGGGCCACCCAGGACATCGACCCCACCGACACCGTGCCGATGGTCGGCCCGCTGCACCCGGGCGCGCACCACACGTACGTCGCCACCGGCTTCGGCGGCTGGGGTCTGAGCGGCGGCATGATGTCGGGCCGGCTGCTCACCGCGCAGATCACCGGCGAGGAGTGCGCGTGGAGCGGGCTGTACGACCCGCGCCGACTGCGCACGGCGGTGCGTGAGGCGCCCGCGTTGCTCAAGACGCAGGCCGAGGTGGCCCGGCACTTCGTCGGCGACCGGCTGCGGCCCACTCCGCCGGTGGAGGCGCTGCCGCCGGGCGAGGGCGCGGTGGTCCGGGCGGGCGGCGACCGGGTCGCGGTCTACCGGGACGAGGAGGGCGCCCTGCACGCCGTCTCGCCGCGCTGCACCCACCTGGGCTGCCTGGTCGACTTCAACGCGGCCGAACGCGCCTGGGAGTGCCCCTGCCACGGCTCCCGCTTCGGCACGGACGGCAAGGTGCTGGAGGGCCCGGCGACCAAGCCGCTGGAGCGGCGGGACATCTGA
- a CDS encoding PhoX family protein, whose protein sequence is MSTSHSAATRRQVLARTGALGAGIAFTGALSELFTGTAAAQSLGHTGYGPLVPDPDGLLDLPKGFRYRVLSREGDRLRSGEGPVPSNHDGMSAFPGRSSGRHGRTTHLVRNHENREDGRVPVPTVEGLTYDPEGKGGCTALELDSRNHVLSERVAIAGTAVNCAGGPTPWHTWLTCEETEDKAGTKGYTKDHGFIFEVDPVDPHRTGAVPLTAMGRFQHEAIAVDPRRGVVYETEDAFERPFGLFYRFLPEKPLGGRGSLRAGGRLQAMRVPGVPDLSSIQETGATFDRIEWVDVPDPLAAGTPIRFQDFGRGGITHAQKLEGCYWGGRSVYFVSSFAHSDEGSAADHYGQIWRYDPERRRLTLVIVFGPDTDLQLPGESPDNICLAPSGGLMVCEDGNGAQHVFGVTRRGEVYAMARGAQNIGTEEEPEWGEFAGVTFSPDGDTMYVNCYTPGTTFAVTGPWRK, encoded by the coding sequence ATGTCCACGTCCCACAGCGCGGCGACCCGCCGCCAGGTGCTCGCCCGTACCGGAGCCCTGGGCGCAGGCATCGCCTTCACCGGCGCCCTCTCCGAACTCTTCACCGGCACCGCCGCCGCCCAGTCCCTCGGCCACACCGGCTACGGCCCCCTGGTCCCCGACCCCGACGGGCTGCTGGACCTGCCCAAGGGCTTCCGCTACCGGGTGCTGTCCCGCGAGGGCGACCGGCTGCGCTCCGGGGAGGGCCCGGTGCCCTCCAACCACGACGGCATGTCCGCCTTCCCGGGGCGTTCCTCCGGCAGACACGGCCGCACCACCCACCTCGTCCGCAACCACGAGAACCGCGAGGACGGCCGCGTCCCCGTCCCGACGGTCGAGGGCCTCACCTACGACCCGGAGGGCAAGGGCGGCTGTACGGCGCTGGAGCTGGACTCCCGCAACCACGTCCTGTCCGAGCGGGTCGCGATCGCCGGTACGGCCGTCAACTGCGCGGGCGGTCCCACCCCCTGGCACACCTGGCTGACCTGCGAGGAGACCGAGGACAAGGCCGGGACCAAGGGCTACACCAAGGACCACGGCTTCATCTTCGAGGTCGACCCGGTCGACCCGCACCGCACCGGGGCGGTGCCGCTGACCGCGATGGGCCGCTTCCAGCACGAGGCGATCGCCGTCGACCCGCGGCGCGGGGTCGTCTACGAGACGGAGGACGCCTTCGAGCGGCCGTTCGGCCTCTTCTACCGGTTCCTGCCCGAGAAGCCGCTGGGCGGCCGGGGCTCGCTTCGGGCGGGCGGCAGGCTCCAGGCGATGCGCGTGCCCGGAGTGCCCGACCTGTCCTCGATCCAGGAGACGGGCGCGACCTTCGACCGCATCGAATGGGTGGACGTGCCCGACCCGCTGGCGGCCGGGACGCCCATCCGCTTCCAGGACTTCGGCCGGGGCGGCATCACCCACGCGCAGAAGCTGGAGGGCTGCTACTGGGGCGGGCGGAGCGTGTACTTCGTGTCGTCCTTCGCCCACAGCGACGAGGGCTCGGCGGCCGACCACTACGGCCAGATCTGGCGCTACGACCCCGAGCGGCGGCGCCTCACCCTGGTGATCGTCTTCGGTCCGGACACCGACCTCCAGCTGCCGGGCGAGTCCCCCGACAACATCTGCCTGGCCCCCAGCGGTGGCCTGATGGTCTGCGAGGACGGAAACGGCGCCCAGCACGTCTTCGGCGTGACCCGGCGCGGCGAGGTGTACGCGATGGCCCGCGGCGCCCAGAACATCGGGACGGAGGAGGAGCCGGAGTGGGGTGAGTTCGCCGGTGTCACCTTCTCCCCCGACGGCGACACGATGTACGTCAACTGCTACACGCCGGGCACCACCTTCGCGGTGACGGGGCCCTGGCGCAAGTAG
- a CDS encoding slipin family protein, whose product MVQELLTAAAAVGSAGVLYVASAARVVKQYERGVVFRLGRLAGQARGPGFTMIVPFVDRLHKVNMQIITLPVPAQEGITRDNVTVRVDAVVYFKVVDAANALVRVEDFRFAVSQMAQTSLRSIIGKSDLDDLLSDREKLNQGLELMIDSPAVGWGVQIDRVEIKDVSLPDTMKRSMARQAEADRERRARVINADAELQASKVLAEAAREMSETPAALQLRLLQTVVAVAAEKNSTLVLPFPVELLRFLERAQEHPVDHPVER is encoded by the coding sequence ATGGTCCAGGAGCTTCTGACCGCGGCCGCCGCCGTCGGCAGCGCGGGCGTCCTGTACGTCGCCTCGGCGGCACGGGTCGTCAAGCAGTACGAGCGCGGGGTGGTCTTCCGGCTCGGACGGCTCGCGGGGCAGGCGCGCGGTCCCGGGTTCACGATGATCGTGCCGTTCGTGGACCGGCTGCACAAGGTGAACATGCAGATCATCACGCTGCCCGTGCCCGCCCAGGAGGGCATCACCCGCGACAACGTCACGGTGCGGGTGGACGCGGTCGTGTACTTCAAGGTGGTCGACGCGGCCAACGCGCTGGTCCGGGTCGAGGACTTCCGGTTCGCCGTCTCGCAGATGGCCCAGACCTCGCTGCGCTCCATCATCGGCAAGAGCGATCTGGACGATCTGCTGTCCGACCGGGAGAAGCTGAACCAGGGGCTTGAGCTGATGATCGACAGTCCCGCGGTCGGCTGGGGCGTGCAGATCGACCGGGTCGAGATCAAGGACGTGTCCCTGCCGGACACCATGAAGCGCTCGATGGCCCGCCAGGCCGAGGCGGACCGGGAGCGGCGCGCCCGGGTGATCAACGCCGACGCCGAACTGCAGGCGTCGAAGGTGCTCGCGGAGGCGGCCCGGGAGATGTCCGAGACGCCCGCGGCCCTGCAACTGCGGTTGCTCCAGACGGTCGTGGCGGTGGCCGCCGAGAAGAACTCCACCCTGGTGCTGCCCTTCCCCGTGGAGCTGCTGCGGTTCCTGGAGAGGGCGCAGGAGCACCCGGTCGATCACCCGGTCGAGCGGTGA
- the zapE gene encoding cell division protein ZapE yields the protein MSSSSPASVPAPITGTAPATVSLCAREPRVPADRLVAEMVPPPRFDSVRFGTYIPDPNQPSQSEAVRVLEDFAGGLGEAPGTGGGRRGFFGLGRGKAPKTPAGPRGVYLDGGYGVGKTHLLASLWHATPAEPSRKAFGTFVELTNLVGALGFQQTVQTLSGHRLLCIDEFELDDPGDTVLVSSLLARLVEAGVALAATSNTLPGKLGEGRFAAADFLREIQGLSAHFRALRIDGEDYRHRGLPEAPAPYSDEQVTRAARATEGASLDDFAALLDHLARVHPSRYGALTDGLTAVCLTGVHPVPDQSTALRLVVLADRLYDREVPVLAAGLPFDRLFGEEMLKGGYRKKYFRAISRLTALARDAARLVDTP from the coding sequence GTGTCGTCCTCCTCTCCCGCCTCCGTCCCCGCTCCGATAACCGGGACGGCTCCGGCCACGGTCTCCCTGTGCGCCCGCGAGCCCCGTGTCCCTGCGGACCGCCTGGTCGCCGAGATGGTGCCCCCGCCCCGTTTCGACTCGGTCCGCTTCGGCACGTACATCCCGGATCCGAACCAGCCCAGCCAGAGCGAGGCCGTCCGGGTCCTGGAGGACTTCGCGGGCGGGCTGGGCGAGGCGCCCGGCACGGGAGGCGGCAGGCGCGGCTTCTTCGGGCTGGGCCGCGGCAAGGCGCCGAAGACCCCGGCCGGACCCCGCGGCGTCTACCTCGACGGCGGTTACGGCGTCGGCAAGACCCACCTGCTGGCCTCCCTGTGGCACGCCACCCCCGCCGAGCCCTCCCGCAAGGCCTTCGGCACCTTCGTGGAGCTGACCAACCTCGTCGGCGCCCTCGGCTTCCAGCAGACCGTGCAGACCCTGTCCGGGCACCGTCTGCTGTGCATCGACGAGTTCGAGCTGGACGACCCGGGCGACACCGTCCTCGTCTCCAGCCTGCTCGCCCGGCTCGTGGAGGCCGGTGTGGCGCTCGCCGCCACCTCCAACACGCTGCCGGGCAAGCTCGGCGAGGGCCGGTTCGCGGCGGCCGACTTCCTGCGCGAGATCCAGGGCCTGTCCGCCCACTTCCGCGCCCTGCGCATCGACGGCGAGGACTACCGCCACCGCGGTCTGCCCGAGGCCCCGGCGCCGTACTCCGACGAGCAGGTGACCCGGGCGGCGCGGGCCACCGAGGGTGCCTCCCTGGACGACTTCGCCGCCCTCCTCGACCATCTCGCCCGCGTCCACCCCAGCCGCTACGGCGCCCTGACCGACGGTCTGACGGCGGTGTGCCTCACCGGCGTGCACCCGGTACCGGACCAGTCGACGGCGCTGCGGCTCGTGGTGCTCGCGGACCGGCTCTACGACCGCGAGGTGCCCGTCCTGGCCGCCGGGCTGCCCTTCGACCGGCTGTTCGGCGAGGAGATGCTGAAGGGCGGGTACCGCAAGAAGTACTTCCGGGCGATCTCCCGGCTCACCGCACTGGCCCGGGACGCGGCGCGGCTGGTGGACACGCCCTGA
- a CDS encoding pyrimidine reductase family protein: MRRLFPVSPVTDPTAGPGGGSETDREWSLAELAAAYAYPEPDGHRRTWLRANMVSTLDGAAQHDGRSQPISSAADMRVFGTLRALADVVIAGAETVRQEGYRPARARTDFAAARRAAGQAPVPVIAVVSASLELDFSLPLFTSPAVPTLVLTGAAAAPDRIAAAEKAGARVVIAGDGVGVDPARALGALEELGHTRLLTEGGPRLLGQFVTAGVLDELCLTVSPMLTAGDAQRIAGGPAVEMPRRFALVSLLEEEGFLFGRYRRD; encoded by the coding sequence ATGCGACGCCTGTTCCCCGTGTCCCCCGTGACCGATCCGACCGCCGGCCCGGGCGGCGGCTCCGAGACCGACCGGGAGTGGAGCCTGGCCGAGCTGGCCGCCGCCTACGCGTACCCCGAGCCGGACGGGCACCGGCGGACGTGGCTGCGGGCCAACATGGTCTCCACCCTGGACGGCGCCGCCCAGCACGACGGCCGCTCCCAGCCCATCTCCAGCGCGGCCGACATGCGGGTCTTCGGCACCCTGCGCGCACTGGCGGACGTGGTGATCGCCGGCGCCGAGACCGTACGGCAGGAGGGGTACCGCCCGGCACGCGCGCGGACGGATTTCGCCGCGGCGCGGCGGGCGGCCGGCCAGGCGCCGGTGCCGGTGATCGCGGTGGTCAGCGCGAGCCTGGAGCTGGACTTCTCCCTGCCGCTGTTCACCTCCCCGGCCGTACCCACCCTGGTCCTGACCGGCGCCGCCGCGGCCCCGGACCGTATCGCCGCCGCCGAGAAGGCCGGGGCCCGGGTGGTGATCGCCGGTGACGGCGTCGGTGTGGACCCGGCCCGTGCCCTCGGAGCGCTCGAGGAGCTGGGGCACACCCGGCTGCTGACCGAGGGCGGCCCCCGGCTGCTGGGGCAGTTCGTCACGGCCGGTGTGCTCGACGAGCTGTGCCTGACCGTCTCGCCGATGCTGACCGCGGGGGACGCACAGCGGATCGCGGGCGGACCGGCCGTCGAGATGCCGCGGCGATTCGCACTGGTGTCCCTCTTGGAGGAGGAAGGTTTCCTCTTCGGCCGGTACCGGCGCGACTAG
- a CDS encoding indole-3-glycerol phosphate synthase, translating into MFTSVLMIEKALTSADVEFVTTLHGDEQVGFHVLLQPRGDQADRLLRAIDDVALGELDDAVREGETPEGREAQSVGERALEVSLTALRASGAQADGRLIEDHPLDELKALAMEIGADEVIVLTDPHYVEEFFHRDWASRARHKVGVPVLKLFSHRKA; encoded by the coding sequence GTGTTCACAAGCGTTTTGATGATCGAGAAGGCCCTGACGTCCGCCGACGTGGAGTTCGTCACCACCTTGCACGGGGACGAGCAGGTCGGCTTCCACGTGCTGCTCCAGCCGCGCGGCGATCAGGCGGACCGCCTGCTGCGCGCCATCGACGACGTCGCGCTCGGCGAGCTGGACGACGCCGTGCGCGAGGGGGAGACCCCGGAGGGCCGGGAGGCGCAGAGCGTCGGGGAGCGGGCCCTGGAGGTGTCCCTCACCGCCCTGCGCGCCTCCGGCGCCCAGGCCGACGGGCGACTGATCGAGGACCACCCGCTGGACGAGCTGAAGGCCCTGGCCATGGAGATCGGAGCCGACGAGGTGATCGTCCTGACCGACCCCCACTACGTGGAAGAGTTCTTCCACCGGGACTGGGCCTCCCGGGCCCGCCACAAGGTCGGCGTACCGGTCCTGAAACTCTTCTCCCACCGCAAGGCATAG
- the murC gene encoding UDP-N-acetylmuramate--L-alanine ligase: MAPGLPTAMDRPHFIGIGGAGMSGIAKILSQRGAAVAGSDAKESATAEALRALGATVHIGHAAEHLADDASCVVVSSAIRADNPELVRAAELGIPVVHRSDALAALMNGLRPIAVAGTHGKTTTTSMLAVSLSELGRNPSYAIGGDLDAPGSNALHGDGEIFVAEADESDRSFHKYAPEVAIVLNVELDHHANYASMDEIYESFETFAGKIVPGGALVIAADHEGARELTRRLAGQVRTVTYGESEDADVRILSVVPQGLKSEVTVVIDGAELTFAVSVPGRHYAHNAVAALAAGAALGIPAAELAPALAAYTGVKRRLQLKGEAAGVQVVDSYAHHPTEMTADLEAMRAAVGDARILVLFQPHLFSRTQELGKEMGQALTLADASVVLDIYPAREDPIPGITSELIVEAARAAGADVTPVHDKDASPALVAGMAKAGDLVVTMGAGDVTDLGPRILDELSK, from the coding sequence ATGGCACCCGGCCTTCCCACCGCCATGGACCGACCGCACTTCATCGGCATCGGCGGCGCCGGAATGTCGGGCATCGCCAAGATCCTCTCCCAGCGCGGCGCCGCCGTGGCGGGCAGCGACGCCAAGGAGTCCGCGACCGCCGAGGCGCTGCGCGCGCTGGGCGCCACCGTGCACATCGGGCACGCGGCGGAGCACCTCGCCGACGACGCGAGCTGCGTGGTCGTGTCCTCGGCCATCCGCGCGGACAATCCGGAGCTGGTCCGCGCCGCCGAGCTGGGCATCCCGGTCGTGCACCGCTCCGACGCCCTCGCCGCCCTGATGAACGGCCTGCGCCCCATCGCGGTGGCCGGCACCCACGGCAAGACCACCACCACCTCGATGCTGGCGGTCTCCCTGTCCGAGCTGGGCCGGAACCCGTCGTACGCGATCGGCGGCGACCTGGACGCCCCCGGCTCCAACGCCCTGCACGGCGACGGCGAGATCTTCGTCGCCGAGGCGGACGAAAGCGACCGCAGCTTCCACAAGTACGCCCCCGAGGTCGCCATCGTCCTCAACGTCGAGCTGGACCACCACGCCAACTACGCCTCGATGGACGAGATCTACGAGTCCTTCGAGACCTTCGCCGGCAAGATCGTCCCCGGCGGCGCCCTGGTGATCGCCGCCGACCACGAGGGCGCCCGGGAGCTGACCCGACGGCTGGCCGGTCAGGTGCGGACGGTGACGTACGGAGAGTCCGAGGACGCCGACGTGCGCATCCTCTCCGTCGTCCCGCAGGGCCTCAAGAGCGAGGTCACCGTCGTCATCGACGGCGCCGAGCTGACCTTCGCCGTCTCCGTCCCCGGCCGCCACTACGCCCACAACGCCGTCGCCGCCCTCGCCGCGGGCGCCGCCCTCGGCATCCCCGCCGCCGAGCTGGCCCCCGCCCTGGCCGCCTACACGGGCGTCAAGCGGCGCCTCCAGCTCAAGGGCGAGGCGGCCGGCGTCCAGGTCGTCGACTCCTACGCGCACCACCCCACCGAGATGACCGCCGACCTGGAGGCCATGCGCGCCGCGGTCGGCGACGCCCGCATCCTGGTCCTCTTCCAGCCGCACCTCTTCTCCCGCACCCAGGAGCTGGGCAAGGAGATGGGCCAGGCGCTGACCCTCGCGGACGCCTCGGTCGTCCTCGACATCTACCCGGCCCGCGAGGACCCGATCCCGGGCATCACCAGCGAGCTGATCGTCGAGGCGGCCCGCGCCGCCGGCGCGGACGTCACGCCGGTCCACGACAAGGACGCGTCGCCGGCGCTGGTCGCGGGAATGGCGAAGGCCGGTGATCTCGTTGTCACCATGGGCGCGGGCGACGTCACGGACCTCGGACCGCGCATCCTGGACGAGCTGTCGAAGTGA
- the msrB gene encoding peptide-methionine (R)-S-oxide reductase MsrB, producing MSYDVEKPDEQWRAELAPAEYAVLREAGTEPAFTGEYTDTKTEGVYSCRACGAELFTSTTKFESHCGWPSFYDPRDTDAVELIEDRSHGMVRTEVRCARCGSHLGHVFKGEGYPTPTDQRYCINSISLQLTPAGN from the coding sequence ATGTCGTACGACGTCGAGAAGCCGGACGAGCAGTGGCGGGCCGAGCTGGCCCCGGCCGAGTACGCCGTGCTGCGCGAGGCCGGCACGGAGCCGGCCTTCACCGGTGAGTACACCGACACCAAGACCGAGGGCGTCTACTCCTGCCGCGCCTGCGGTGCGGAGCTGTTCACCTCCACGACCAAGTTCGAGTCGCACTGCGGCTGGCCGTCCTTCTACGACCCGAGGGACACCGACGCGGTCGAGCTGATCGAGGACCGCTCCCACGGGATGGTCCGCACCGAGGTGCGCTGCGCCCGCTGCGGATCCCACCTCGGCCACGTCTTCAAGGGCGAGGGCTACCCGACCCCGACCGACCAGCGGTACTGCATCAACAGCATTTCTCTCCAACTGACGCCCGCGGGGAACTGA